The Camelus ferus isolate YT-003-E chromosome 4, BCGSAC_Cfer_1.0, whole genome shotgun sequence genome has a segment encoding these proteins:
- the ABL1 gene encoding tyrosine-protein kinase ABL1 isoform X4 encodes MLEICLKLVGCKSKKGLSSSSSCYLEEALQRPVASDFEPQGLSEAARWNSKENLLAGPSENDPNLFVALYDFVASGDNTLSITKGEKLRVLGYNHNGEWCEAQTKNGQGWVPSNYITPVNSLEKHSWYHGPVSRNAAEYLLSSGINGSFLVRESESSPGQRSISLRYEGRVYHYRINTASDGKLYVSSESRFNTLAELVHHHSTVADGLITTLHYPAPKRNKPTVYGVSPNYDKWEMERTDITMKHKLGGGQYGEVYEGVWKKYSLTVAVKTLKEDTMEVEEFLKEAAVMKEIKHPNLVQLLGVCTREPPFYIITEFMTYGNLLDYLRECNRQEVNAVVLLYMATQISSAMEYLEKKNFIHRDLAARNCLVGENHLVKVADFGLSRLMTGDTYTAHAGAKFPIKWTAPESLAYNKFSIKSDVWAFGVLLWEIATYGMSPYPGIDLSQVYELLEKDYRMERPEGCPEKVYELMRACWQWNPSDRPSFAEVHQAFETMFQESSISDEVEKELGKKGVRGVASPLLQAPELPTKTRTSRRAAEHKDSPEGPEMPHSKGPGETDPLDHEPAVSPLLPRKERGPQDGSLNEDERLLPKDKKTNLFSALIKKKKKTAPTPPKRSSSFREMDGQPERKGASEEEGREISNGALVLAPSDAAEPAKSPKPSSGAGVPNGAFRESGGAGFRSPHLWKKSSTLTSSRLAASEEESGGSSSKRFLRSCSASCMPHGAKDTEWRSVTLPRDLQSTGRQFDSSTFGGHKSEKPALPRKRASENRSDQVTRGTVTPPPRLVKKTEEAADEVFKDTAESSPGSSPPTLTPKLLRKQVVATPSSGLPHREEAGKASALGTLAEPVPPSSRAGPGASGGTSKAPAEESRVRRHKPSSESPGRDKGKLSKLKPAPPPPPPASVGKAGKPSQSPTQEAAGEAGASGKAKSVALGVDAVNSDAAKPSQPGDGAKKPVLPSMPKPQSSTKPAGTPTSPAPAPSTLPSASSAQAGDQPSSTAFIPLISTRVSLRKTRQPPERIASGTITKGVVLDGTEALCLAISKNSEQMASHSAVLEAGKNLYTFCVSYVDSIQQMRNKFAFREAINKLENNLRELQICPATAGSGPAATQDFSKLLSSVKEISDIVQR; translated from the exons aagCCCTTCAGAGGCCAGTAGCATCTGACTTCGAACCCCAAGGTCTGAGTGAAGCAGCTCGTTGGAACTCTAAGGAAAATCTTCTTGCTGGTCCCAGTGAAAATGACCCCAACCTTTTCGTTGCACTGTATGATTTTGTGGCCAGTGGGGATAACACTTTAAGCATAACTAAAG GTGAAAAGCTCCGAGTCTTAGGCTACAATCACAATGGGGAATGGTGTGAAGCCCAAACCAAAAATGGCCAAGGGTGGGTCCCGAGCAACTACATCACACCAGTCAACAGTCTGGAGAAACATTCCTGGTACCATGGGCCCGTGTCCCGCAACGCCGCTGAGTACCTGCTGAGCAGCGGGATCAACGGCAGCTTCTTGGTTCGGGAGAGCGAGAGCAGCCCTGGGCAGAGGTCCATCTCACTGAGATATGAGGGGAGGGTGTACCACTACAGGATCAACACTGCTTCTGATGGCAAG CTCTACGTGTCCTCAGAGAGCCGCTTCAACACCTTGGCCGAGCTGGTTCATCATCACTCAACTGTGGCAGACGGGCTCATCACCACCCTCCACTACCCGGCCCCCAAGCGCAACAAACCCACCGTCTACGGCGTGTCCCCCAACTACGACAAGTGGGAGATGGAGCGCACAGACATCACGATGAAGCACAAGCTGGGGGGAGGCCAGTACGGGGAGGTGTATGAAGGCGTGTGGAAGAAGTACAGCCTGACGGTGGCTGTGAAGACCCTGAAG gagGATACCATGGAGGTGGAAGAGTTCTTGAAAGAAGCTGCAGTAATGAAAGAGATCAAGCACCCTAACCTAGTGCAGCTGCTCG GGGTCTGCACCCGGGAGCCCCCATTCTATATAATCACTGAGTTCATGACCTATGGGAACCTGCTGGATTACCTGAGAGAGTGTAACCGGCAGGAGGTGAACGCTGTGGTGCTGCTGTACATGGCCACTCAGATCTCATCAGCCATGGAGTACCTGGAGAAGAAAAACTTCATCCACAG AGATCTTGCTGCCCGAAACTGCCTGGTAGGGGAAAACCACTTGGTGAAGGTGGCTGATTTCGGCCTGAGCAGGTTAATGACAGGGGACACCTACACAGCCCACGCCGGGGCCAAGTTCCCAATCAAGTGGACTGCGCCTGAGAGCCTGGCCTACAACAAGTTCTCCATCAAGTCGGACGTCTGGG cATTTGGAGTGTTGCTTTGGGAAATTGCTACCTATGGCATGTCACCTTACCCAGGAATTGACCTGTCCCAGGTGTATGAGCTGCTAGAGAAGGACTATCGCATGGAGCGCCCAGAAGGCTGCCCAGAGAAGGTCTACGAACTCATGCGAGCAT GTTGGCAGTGGAATCCCTCTGACCGGCCCTCCTTTGCTGAAGTCCACCAAGCCTTTGAAACCATGTTCCAGGAATCCAGCATATCAGATG AAGTGGAAAAGGAACTGGGGAAGAAAGGCGTACGAGGGGTTGCAAGTCCTCTGCTGCAGGCCCCGGAGTTGCCCACCAAGACGAGAACCTCCAGGAGAGCTGCCGAACACAAAGATTCCCCCGAGGGGCCTGAGATGCCCCACTCCAAGGGCCCCGGAGAGACTG ATCCTCTGGACCACGAGCCCGCTGTATCTCCACTGCTCCCTCGAAAAGAGCGAGGTCCTCAGGATGGCAGCCTAAATGAAGATGAGCGCCTTCTCCCCAAAGACAAGAAGACCAACTTGTTCAGCGCCTTGatcaagaagaagaagaaaacagcccCAACCCCTCCCAAACGCAGCAGCTCCTTCCGGGAGATGGACGGCCAGCCCGAGCGCAAAGGGGCCAGCGAGGAAGAAGGCCGTGAAATCAGCAACGGGGCGCTGGTTCTCGCACCCTCGGACGCAGCCGAGCCAGCCAAGTCCCCAAAGCCCAGCAGCGGGGCTGGCGTCCCCAATGGAGCCTTCCGGGAGTCAGGGGGTGCAGGCTTCAGGTCTCCCCACCTATGGAAAAAGTCCAGCACGCTGACCAGCAGCCGATTAGCAGCCAGTGAAGAGGAGAGTGGTGGCAGCTCCAGTAAGCGCTTCCTGAGatcctgctctgcctcctgcatGCCCCACGGGGCCAAGGACACAGAGTGGCGGTCGGTCACGCTGCCTCGGGATCTGCAGTCCACGGGGAGACAGTTTGACTCATCCACCTTTGGAGGGCACAAGAGTGAGAAGCCGGCTCTGCCTCGGAAGCGGGCAAGTGAGAACAGGTCTGATCAGGTGACCAGAGGCACAGTCACTCCCCCACCCAGGCTGGTGAAGAAGACCGAGGAAGCAGCCGATGAGGTCTTCAAGGACACAGCCGAGTCCAGCCCGGGCTCCAGCCCTCCCACTCTGACTCCAAAACTCCTCCGGAAGCAGGTTGTGGCCACGCCTTCCTCTGGCCTTCCCcacagggaagaggctgggaaggcTAGTGCCTTGGGGACACTTGCTGAGCCGGTGCCCCCCAGCAGCAGAGCAGGGCCAGGTGCATCTGGAGGGACCAGCAAGGCCCCTGCCGAGGAGTCTAGAGTGAGGAGGCACAAGCCCTCCTCCGAGTCCCCAGGGAGAGACAAGGGGAAGTTGTCCAAGCTCAAACccgccccaccacccccaccaccagcatCTGTTGGGAAAGCCGGGAAGCCCTCTCAGAGCCCGACCCAGGAAGCAGCCGGGGAGGCAGGTGCCAGTGGAAAAGCAAAATCCGTGGCTCTGGGTGTGGATGCTGTGAACAGTGATGCTGCCAAACCCAGCCAGCCGGGAGATGGTGCCAAAAAGCCCGTGCTCCCGTCCATGCCAAAGCCACAGTCGTCCACCAAGCCGGCGGGGACTCCGACCAGCCCAGCCCCCGCTCCCTCCACGTTGCCCTCAGCATCCTCTGCCCAAGCAGGGGACCAGCCGTCCTCCACCGCCTTCATCCCTCTCATATCGACCCGCGTGTCTCTTCGGAAAACCCGCCAGCCTCCCGAGCGGATTGCCAGTGGCACCATCACCAAGGGTGTGGTGCTGGATGGCACCGAGGCCCTGTGCCTTGCCATCTCCAAGAACTCCGAGCAGATGGCCAGCCATAGCGCCGTGCTAGAGGCTGGCAAAAACCTCTACACTTTCTGTGTGAGCTACGTGGACTCCATCCAACAGATGAGGAACAAGTTTGCCTTCCGAGAGGCCATcaacaaactggagaataatctTCGGGAGCTTCAGATCTGCCCAGCGACAGCAGGGAGTGGCCCGGCGGCCACTCAGGACTTCAGCAAACTCCTCAGCTCCGTGAAAGAGATCAGTGACATCGTACAGAGGTAG
- the ABL1 gene encoding tyrosine-protein kinase ABL1 isoform X5: protein MGQQPGKVLGDQRRPSLPALHFIKGAGKKESSRHGGPHCNVFVEHEALQRPVASDFEPQGLSEAARWNSKENLLAGPSENDPNLFVALYDFVASGDNTLSITKGEKLRVLGYNHNGEWCEAQTKNGQGWVPSNYITPVNSLEKHSWYHGPVSRNAAEYLLSSGINGSFLVRESESSPGQRSISLRYEGRVYHYRINTASDGKLYVSSESRFNTLAELVHHHSTVADGLITTLHYPAPKRNKPTVYGVSPNYDKWEMERTDITMKHKLGGGQYGEVYEGVWKKYSLTVAVKTLKEDTMEVEEFLKEAAVMKEIKHPNLVQLLGVCTREPPFYIITEFMTYGNLLDYLRECNRQEVNAVVLLYMATQISSAMEYLEKKNFIHRDLAARNCLVGENHLVKVADFGLSRLMTGDTYTAHAGAKFPIKWTAPESLAYNKFSIKSDVWAFGVLLWEIATYGMSPYPGIDLSQVYELLEKDYRMERPEGCPEKVYELMRACWQWNPSDRPSFAEVHQAFETMFQESSISDARVLKTTQVLFLQRVYLFPVTVYR, encoded by the exons aagCCCTTCAGAGGCCAGTAGCATCTGACTTCGAACCCCAAGGTCTGAGTGAAGCAGCTCGTTGGAACTCTAAGGAAAATCTTCTTGCTGGTCCCAGTGAAAATGACCCCAACCTTTTCGTTGCACTGTATGATTTTGTGGCCAGTGGGGATAACACTTTAAGCATAACTAAAG GTGAAAAGCTCCGAGTCTTAGGCTACAATCACAATGGGGAATGGTGTGAAGCCCAAACCAAAAATGGCCAAGGGTGGGTCCCGAGCAACTACATCACACCAGTCAACAGTCTGGAGAAACATTCCTGGTACCATGGGCCCGTGTCCCGCAACGCCGCTGAGTACCTGCTGAGCAGCGGGATCAACGGCAGCTTCTTGGTTCGGGAGAGCGAGAGCAGCCCTGGGCAGAGGTCCATCTCACTGAGATATGAGGGGAGGGTGTACCACTACAGGATCAACACTGCTTCTGATGGCAAG CTCTACGTGTCCTCAGAGAGCCGCTTCAACACCTTGGCCGAGCTGGTTCATCATCACTCAACTGTGGCAGACGGGCTCATCACCACCCTCCACTACCCGGCCCCCAAGCGCAACAAACCCACCGTCTACGGCGTGTCCCCCAACTACGACAAGTGGGAGATGGAGCGCACAGACATCACGATGAAGCACAAGCTGGGGGGAGGCCAGTACGGGGAGGTGTATGAAGGCGTGTGGAAGAAGTACAGCCTGACGGTGGCTGTGAAGACCCTGAAG gagGATACCATGGAGGTGGAAGAGTTCTTGAAAGAAGCTGCAGTAATGAAAGAGATCAAGCACCCTAACCTAGTGCAGCTGCTCG GGGTCTGCACCCGGGAGCCCCCATTCTATATAATCACTGAGTTCATGACCTATGGGAACCTGCTGGATTACCTGAGAGAGTGTAACCGGCAGGAGGTGAACGCTGTGGTGCTGCTGTACATGGCCACTCAGATCTCATCAGCCATGGAGTACCTGGAGAAGAAAAACTTCATCCACAG AGATCTTGCTGCCCGAAACTGCCTGGTAGGGGAAAACCACTTGGTGAAGGTGGCTGATTTCGGCCTGAGCAGGTTAATGACAGGGGACACCTACACAGCCCACGCCGGGGCCAAGTTCCCAATCAAGTGGACTGCGCCTGAGAGCCTGGCCTACAACAAGTTCTCCATCAAGTCGGACGTCTGGG cATTTGGAGTGTTGCTTTGGGAAATTGCTACCTATGGCATGTCACCTTACCCAGGAATTGACCTGTCCCAGGTGTATGAGCTGCTAGAGAAGGACTATCGCATGGAGCGCCCAGAAGGCTGCCCAGAGAAGGTCTACGAACTCATGCGAGCAT GTTGGCAGTGGAATCCCTCTGACCGGCCCTCCTTTGCTGAAGTCCACCAAGCCTTTGAAACCATGTTCCAGGAATCCAGCATATCAGATG CCAGGGTTCTGAAAACTACTCAAGTGCTGTTCCTTCAGCGTGTGTATCTCTTTCCTGTAACTGTATACAGATGA